The genomic stretch GAAAAATCTTACGGTTTTCAAGATGTTTAGGCGTCCATTTATCTTTTTCGGGCTTTGGAATTACAATTTCCTTATCTTCACGTATGACTTCAATAACAGGTTTTATACGTTTGGGTGCTTTACGTAAAACCATATTTATCAGAAACTTTGGTTGAGAAAAAGTCAATGTGTAAATTTCGGGCATCATTACAGCTTGAACCGAGCGGATATTAAGTCCTTTTTCTTTGCAAACCTGATAAGCATAATAAGGTGCAAATGCTTCCATTCCGCCATGATTAAGCACAATGTACAGCGGTTTAGATGTTTTAAGTCCATCTATAAAATTATAGACAAGTGTCGGCAAACCGAAACTATGTATTGGCGAAACTATAATGATTTTGTCGTAATTATTGACATCGTCCTTAAACTTGGGGATAAAGCGGATTTCGCCACCTAATTCGGCTTTTATTTGCTCTGCGATATACAAACTGTTCCCCGTTGATGAAAAGTAAAATATTCCGTTCATATTGCATTTATTCTGATATTACTGTTTTTTTTCTGCTTTTGCCAAATAAACAAAGACAAGTATTATTCCTATTACGTTAAGTCCAACTCCGCAACCTAATAAAAATCCCTGCGTAAAATCGCCAAAAGCTGTTGGCAAAATGTTAGTGAAAAAATCTTTCGACACGTATAGCACGTTTCCCAACACTATAAGCGTAATTCCTAATTTTAAATCTTTCATACGATAATTATTTGTTTTTATTTGAACACGTTAAACTCAATTTTATCGACTATTCCTTTGTAATACTCATAATCGCCTTCGGGCAGATTCCACATAACTTTTACCTTCTCGCCAATTTTTAAGTTGTCCTGAGTTTTGTAACTTTCTACAACAACCGAAAACTTGACTTTTTCGTATGTGTTTTTGCCTGTTGTAAAATATCGGTCGGATGTTTCAAAATGCGTAAAAAAACCGTAATCGTTAAAGTAAAATATTCCTGAGACTTCAATTCTGCCGTCTGAAAGTGTCCCTTTGACCGAATAATCGTCTATTTGCTCCCATTTTACATTTTCAGACAACAAATAACTCGGAATGAAAGCAAATTCGCAAAAAACAGTTATCAAAGCCGATTGTGCGACTTCTTTGCTGTTATCGAAAGCTACATTTATCAAATTCATCAGCTTAACTTTCATTTCCCCGTAGCCATCACGATATAAATCTCTTGCTGCAACAGGCATACCCGAAATTTTCATGTAGGATGTTCTTCCCAATGGTTTTACAGAATTGAACTGCGTTGTGTGAAGTTTTCTCCACTCCTTGTCAGGCGACATTTTCAACCAACTTTCTTCCCAATAAACATCGGCACAAACAGGGACAGGCGTATTAATGAAACCGCAAACGCGAATGTACTTTTTTAAAGGTTCGGGCAGGTCTTTTATCGACTCTTCGGAAAAAACTTCAACCTTGTGAACTTTATTCCTTTCAATAAACTCCGATTTTTCTTTTGTAAAAACTCTTTTCATGCTGGTACAACTTGTAAAGATTAACAATATTGACAATAATGAAACTATTCTTTTCATCTAAAATTTATTTTGTTGCTTGTCCTTCCATTTGAGCTTTTAAATTGAGCAAAACCTGAATGTACTCATCGGGCAAATCTGCATGTATATTGTGATAAGATTTAAAACCACCCACGTATTTACTTTTTGGCACTAAATCAACGACTTTTTGAGCATCTTTTTCGTCCATTGCAGCAAGTAAAACTCCGTTTTTATCGTAATATTCGGGTGCAGTAGCTTCATTTGGTGCTACATGCATCACAACAGTAGGCGATTGAATATTTGACAGAATTTCTTCAGTATCAAATCCTTCAAACCACGAAAAATCGTAAAAAGTTACTCCAAATCGCAAATCATATTTGCCGTTTCCGTCCTGCATGTTGGCATTTAAAGCATATATAGAGTTTATTCCCAACTTTGGCGGGAAATACCAAATTTTGGGAATTTCTCCGGGATGTTTGTCCAAATATTTCAGGGCGGGTTCTTTTATCACCTTGTCCCATGCTTGCGGACTTATAGTATTTATAACTTCTCGCATGTAGTTATGTTCCAACGAATATTCCATAAAACTGCCTATCTCATTTTGGTTAAGATATTCGTACATATTTTTAAATTCTAACCATGCAATAGTTTTTCCCGCTTTAGTGGGAAGCGTTGAAAAGAAAGGTCCGTCTTCCAACACGGTTGCTATAATATAATCGGGGGCTTTGGCAGAAACGTAAGCTGCAAGCAGGGCTCCCGACGAATGACCCGATATGTAAACCTTATCTTTTATAACATTTTCGATAAACCAAACTATATCGTTTCCTATTTCTACAGCATTATACTTTGCAGGATTTTTCGATGAATTTCCGTGACCGTAATAATCAAGTGCGAAAATGTGAAAATGTTTCGATAACTCCGGCAAAACTTTTGCGTAATCGTAGCAATTGACTTGCTGACCATGAAGCAAAAGAAGTTTTGGAGCATTATTAGGTCTTTCGATGTAATAAATTTCGGAGCCGTCATCTGATTTGGCAAAATTCTCGGTAAAACTTAGTTTATATCCTTTCTTTTTCAGAAAACTTTCGTTCAGATAGTCGTAATTCATATTTCTGTAAGCAAAAATACCGACAGCAATTAGTGCAATAAGTACAATTATTCCAATTACTATAATAACCTTAACTAATTTTTTCATATTTAATCAATAAGTTTTTCTTGTTTCCACTTACAGTATAAATAGATACACAAATAGTATCAATGCTTTTATATAATGTTCGCATTTAATATAAGTGCCGCAATCAATCCCATAAAATTAGCTGCCATGTGGGTAAGAATTGCGTAAGCATTGTTATCGTATTTCTCCTGATAATAACCTGCAATTAAACCAAGTACAGATGTCGAAATAAGGGTTCTAACCAAGAAAAAAGCACCTGCACCTGTTGATATTAAATTCAAATGCGCTAAACTAAAAGCAATAGCACCAATAATTACAGGTAAGCTAATATGCCTTTTAAAGATTTTTATTCCTTTGTTTTTCATCGGATTTAATATATTTTGAAGAAATCCACGAAACAAAACTTCTTCTACTACACTTGCGTAGATGAACACGAAAAGAAAAATCTGCAATGGCGACATCACACCAAATGCGTAATGCGATTCTGCATCAATTCCAAAAATCTTTCCTATAATAGTCATAAGAGCGTTGACTATTACGGCAGCCAAGAAACCGAAAAGCATTGGTTTTAGTGTCTTTTTGAACTTCGGTACTGCAATTTTGTAATTCACATGCTTTTTGAGACCGCAAATCAAAGCTATTGAAAGTATCAATATAAACGTCAAACCCCAAAAGGATTGAGGAAAAAATTCAATGTTAATTTGCAGTTTTCTACTAACAAATGACGATAACAGAAATACTATTGCTGTCAATAATATTCCCCAAATAAGTCTTTCACTGTTTTTCATTTTTCTGTTTTCCATAATATATTTTGTTTTATGATTAATATTCTTTAAAAATCAGACCCTTAAGGGGTTGTTGTTTTTACATTTTTGCTACCGCGGACAAGCAGCCAAATTGCAAATGTAATTTCCCAAAGTCCGCCAAGACCGAGAAAATACATACCCCACTCTTTTCCAAACAACTCCATAAGGTAGCCGAATGCAAAGACAGCGTATCCTATCACTCCCCAAATTGCCAACCAAGACGGTGCAATTTTGTGTTTGTACAAAGTTAAACACATTGGCATACTTCCAATTCCTAAAACCAACATTGCAAGAATATAGCCCAAATCGTTTGATACGCCTACGTTTAAGAGTATTGTTGAAAGAGATAAACCTTCAAATATTCTTGTAAAAAGGTAAATATTGCTGACTGTCGGGTTGTACAATCTTAGTGTTTTTCTAAACAAAATCCCAATAAACATTACCATTATCGAGTTAACGATAATTAGTATTGCTCCCAAATATTTTTCTGGATTATTTGAGCTTTCGTACAAATGACTTCCAAGACCGTAAGCTACAAAAGCCAACAGAAAGAAAGCTCCTATTGTCCGAGCATTATAAATTGTAACGGAATGGTTTTCGTTTTTCATTTCTTCAACAATTTTTGTGTTAACGATATCATTATCCTAAAAGAAATATCGGGATGTGCCGTTTGGTT from Lentimicrobiaceae bacterium encodes the following:
- a CDS encoding EFR1 family ferrodoxin (N-terminal region resembles flavodoxins. C-terminal ferrodoxin region binds two 4Fe-4S clusters.) gives rise to the protein MNGIFYFSSTGNSLYIAEQIKAELGGEIRFIPKFKDDVNNYDKIIIVSPIHSFGLPTLVYNFIDGLKTSKPLYIVLNHGGMEAFAPYYAYQVCKEKGLNIRSVQAVMMPEIYTLTFSQPKFLINMVLRKAPKRIKPVIEVIREDKEIVIPKPEKDKWTPKHLENRKIFHKLVKDFKITEKCTDCGKCIRICPVNNIKYENGEIIFGDKCVACLSCYHRCPEKAIQYKNKRKKDRYINPLIQEKNIGADQM
- a CDS encoding alpha/beta hydrolase, producing MKKLVKVIIVIGIIVLIALIAVGIFAYRNMNYDYLNESFLKKKGYKLSFTENFAKSDDGSEIYYIERPNNAPKLLLLHGQQVNCYDYAKVLPELSKHFHIFALDYYGHGNSSKNPAKYNAVEIGNDIVWFIENVIKDKVYISGHSSGALLAAYVSAKAPDYIIATVLEDGPFFSTLPTKAGKTIAWLEFKNMYEYLNQNEIGSFMEYSLEHNYMREVINTISPQAWDKVIKEPALKYLDKHPGEIPKIWYFPPKLGINSIYALNANMQDGNGKYDLRFGVTFYDFSWFEGFDTEEILSNIQSPTVVMHVAPNEATAPEYYDKNGVLLAAMDEKDAQKVVDLVPKSKYVGGFKSYHNIHADLPDEYIQVLLNLKAQMEGQATK
- a CDS encoding CPBP family intramembrane metalloprotease; this encodes MENRKMKNSERLIWGILLTAIVFLLSSFVSRKLQINIEFFPQSFWGLTFILILSIALICGLKKHVNYKIAVPKFKKTLKPMLFGFLAAVIVNALMTIIGKIFGIDAESHYAFGVMSPLQIFLFVFIYASVVEEVLFRGFLQNILNPMKNKGIKIFKRHISLPVIIGAIAFSLAHLNLISTGAGAFFLVRTLISTSVLGLIAGYYQEKYDNNAYAILTHMAANFMGLIAALILNANII
- a CDS encoding DUF4386 domain-containing protein, with translation MKNENHSVTIYNARTIGAFFLLAFVAYGLGSHLYESSNNPEKYLGAILIIVNSIMVMFIGILFRKTLRLYNPTVSNIYLFTRIFEGLSLSTILLNVGVSNDLGYILAMLVLGIGSMPMCLTLYKHKIAPSWLAIWGVIGYAVFAFGYLMELFGKEWGMYFLGLGGLWEITFAIWLLVRGSKNVKTTTP